A part of Loxodonta africana isolate mLoxAfr1 chromosome 11, mLoxAfr1.hap2, whole genome shotgun sequence genomic DNA contains:
- the LOC100661411 gene encoding zinc finger protein 234-like: MSTFMESVTFEDVAVVFTEEELGLLNPVQKKLYQDVMVENFRNLMSLGGKNSRLVETVPQAEAQEDISSLHIWQQIAGDLTRCQNSKINKSQFYKQGDSSSPVAGGLVNIHTGETPHQCNKCTETFSDVSSFDHHQRSHSEKKSLTCSECGKSFRYISGLRNHQRVHTRKNRYKPDECGKEFSQSSHLQSDLNVHTTEKLHKCEECGKCFSHRATLTVHCKGHKGAKPYKCKECGRAFNYLFHFQEHQRIHTGEKTFTCDTCGKNFRCRAAFNTHCMVHTGEKSCKCEECGKSFACNTYFYTHQCVRRGEKPCKCEECGRSFIHPLQFQDHQRVHIAENPYMFNLCGIGFIYNSDLHSHQAVHTGEKPYKCDTCGKGFSQSSYLKVHHKIHNVEKPFKCEECGQGFHWSSRLQVHRLIHTGVKPYKCEECGKGFRQAAHLLTHQRVHSGEKPFKCEECGKYFSTRQNLHVHCRIHKGEKSYNCVECGKGFRQAAHLLTHQRVHSGEKPFKCEECAKYFSSRSNLKTHLRIHTGEKSYNCEECGKGFRHAANLLTHQRVHSGEKPFKCEECGKYFSSRTNLQTHGRIHTGEKSYNCEECGKGFRQAAHLLTHQRVHSGEKPFKCEECGKSFCQNSHLQAHQRVHNEEKPYRCEECGKGFKWNENLNTHRRVHTGEKPFKCEECGKYFSHASSLQHHELVHTEEKPYKRVW; encoded by the exons ATGAGCACATTCATG GAATCGGTGACATTCGAGGACGTGGCTGTGGTCTTCACTGAGGAGGAGCTGGGGCTGCTGAACCCTGTCCAGAAGAAGCTGTACCAAGATGTAATGGTTGAGAACTTCAGGAACCTGATGTCTCTGG GAGGCAAGAACTCAAGGCTGGTGGAGACTGTTCCACAAGCAGAAGCACAGGAGGACATTTCCAGCTTGCATATCTGGCAACAAATTGCAGGTGACTTAACCAGGTGTCAAAATTCCAAGATAAATAAGTCTCAGTTCTACAAACAAGGTGATTCATCCTCTCCAGTTGCAGGAGGACTAGTTAATATTCACACAGGAGAGACACCTCACCAGTGTAACAAGTGTACAGAAACCTTCAGTGATGTCTCCAGCTTTGATCATCATCAGCGTTCACACTCAGAAAAAAAGTCTCTCACGTGTAGTGAGTGTGGAAAAAGCTTCCGTTATATCTCAGGTCTTCGTAATCATCAGAGAGTTCACACGAGAAAGAACCGCTATAAGCCTGATGAGTGTGGTAAGGAATTTAGTCAGAGTTCACATCTGCAAAGTGATCTGAATGTCCACACTACAGAGAAACTGCAcaaatgtgaggaatgtgggaaatgcTTCAGTCATAGAGCAACACTCACTGTTCATTGCAAAGGCCACAAAGGAGCAAAACCTTataaatgtaaagaatgtgggagggcttttaattatctttttcattttcagGAACATCAGAGAATCCACACTGGAGAGAAAACATTCACATGTGATACATGTGGTAAGAACTTTCGTTGTAGAGCAGCATTTAATACTCATTGCATGGTCCATACAGGAGAGAAGTCTTGCAAATGTGAAGAGTGTGGGAAAAGCTTCGCCTGTAACACATATTTTTATACCCATCAGTGTGTTCGAAGAGGAGAAAAACCTTGTAAGTGTGAGGAATGTGGTAGGAGCTTCATTCATCCTTTGCAATTTCAGGACCATCAAAGAGTTCACATTGCAGAAAATCCATATATGTTCAACCTATGTGGAATAGGCTTCATTTACAATTCAGATTTGCATTCCCATCAGGCAGTCCACACTGGAGAAAAACCATATAAATGTGATACGTGTGGGAAGGGTTTCAGTCAGAGTTCATATCTTAAAGTCCATCATAAGATCCACAATGTAGAGAAACCTTTTAAGTGTGAGGAATGTGGACAAGGCTTCCATTGGAGTTCAAGACTTCAGGTTCATCGGCTGATCCATACTGGTGTTAAACCATACAAATGTGAAGAGTGTGGGAAGGGCTTCAGGCAGGCTGCACATCTTTTGACCCATCAGAGAGTCCACAGTGGAGAAAAACCGTTTAAATGTGAAGAATGTGGCAAATACTTCAGTACTAGACAAAATCTTCACGTTCACTGTAGAAtccataaaggagagaaatcctACAATTGTGTGGAGTGTGGGAAGGGCTTCAGGCAGGCTGCACATCTGTTGACCCATCAGAGAGTCCACAGTGGAGAAAAACCATTCAAATGTGAAGAGTGTGCTAAGTACTTCAGTAGTCGATCAAATCTGAAAACTCATCTTAGAATCCACACAGGAGAAAAATCATATAATTGTGAGGAGTGTGGGAAGGGCTTCAGGCATGCTGCGAATCTTTTGACCCATCAGAGAGTTCACAGTGGAGAAAAACCATTCAAATGTGAAGAGTGTGGGAAGTACTTCAGTAGTAGAACAAATCTTCAAACTCATGGTAGAATCCACACAGGAGAGAAATCCTATAATTGTGAGGAGTGCGGGAAGGGCTTCAGGCAAGCTGCACATCTTTTGACTCATCAGAGAGTCCACAGTGGAGAAAAACCCTTCAAATGCGAAGAGTGTGGAAAGAGTTTCTGTCAGAATTCACACCTTCAAGCCCATCAAAGAGTCCATAATGAAGAAAAGCCATACAGATGTGAAGAGTGTGGGAAGGGCTTTAAGTGGAATGAGAATCTTAACACTCATCGGAGGGtccacacaggagagaaaccatTTAAGTGTGAGGAGTGTGGTAAGTACTTCAGTCATGCCTCAAGTCTTCAACATCATGAGCTTGTACACACTGAAGAGAAACCGTACAAACGTGTGTGGTAA